The window ATGGGCAGCACGTGGGCGCCGAGGCCGAGGTCGGCCATGATGCCGCGGGTCTTGTGCTCGTACTCGATGGCCACGCAGGGCACGCCGCTGGTCAGGGAGAAGATCACCGAATGGAAGCGGGTACCGATCAGCAGGGCGCACTCGCCGTAGACGCCCTTGAGGTCGCGGTAGTCCACCCGGTCCTCGATCAGCAGGGGCGCCGCGGTGCAGTGGGCGGCGATCCGGCGCTCCACGATGCGGTCGTCGTCGCCCAGGTAGTCGGTGCTGACCTGCGGGATCAGCACGACGCGGGCTCCGGTGGCCTGGACGGCGTCGATCGTCGCGGCCAGGGCCCGTTCGTACGCGTCCTGGGCGGCCGGGGCCAGCCAGCGCCTGGCCGTGACCCCGACCAGCCGCTGCTCCGGTCCGACGCCGAGCCGGGCCCGCCAGTCGGAGGACGGCGGCGGGGCGAACGCGAAGCCCGAGTCGACGCCCCGGGTGACGAGCGCGTCCGGCAGGCCGCATCCGCGCAGCTGGGCCACGCTGACGTCCTCGCGGGCCAGGACGAGCGGGGACCGGCCGAGGGCGCGGGCGACCAGGCGCCGCTGGACGGGCGAGGGGAACGGGCCGTAGGACTGCGGCGCGAAGACGACGGGCACGCCGGCGCGCTGGGCGAGCAGGACGGGCAGCAGGACGAAGAAGACGTTCTGGTGGCCGTCGAGCCCCGGGCGGGCCAGGACGTACGCGCCTCCGTTGGACACCACCAGGTCCGCGCCGGCCAGGGCGTCGGCTTCGCGCCGGGCCTCGGCGGGCAGCGCCCTGCGCAGGAGACCGGCCGCGGTGCGGGGCAGCAGGAGGAGGCCGGCGGCGGCCGCGCCGACGCACACCTTCCGCAGGATCCGGCGGGACAGCGAAGCGGTTCCGTCGGCGACGTGGCGGCGGATCGAGCCGAGGTTCGGGGCGTCCTCGAAGGCGGGGTGGACGGCGGGGTCCTCCATGCCGGCGACGCGGACCTCGGCGCCGGGGAACGCCTCGCGGATCTGGCGCAGGCAGACGGAGAGCAGCGCGGCGTCGCCCGCGTTCTCCCGGACGTAGGCGTTGATCACCACGATCTTCACGGGCGGTACCTCTCGGCTGGTGGTGCGGCAGGTGATGCGGCGGCGGACGGCGCGGGCGGGGCCGTCGGCCCGGGCAGGCGCACGGCGCGCAGCTGAATGGTGTCCACGGGGGACCAGGCGGGTCCGGGGTCGACGTCCGGCTCCGGCGGGCGGGGCGCGGAGGGCCGGCCGCGCAGCAGCGCGGCCGTGGCGAACAGTCCGGCGGCCAGGTTGCCGATGCCCCAGGCGCAGCCGACCCAGACCAGCCCGCGCGGCGCCCACCACGCGGACAGGCCGATGGTGGTGCACGCGAGGATGGCGTTGGCGGTGATGAGCTGCTTCATCCGCTGGGCCAGCTTCAGCCCGAAACACGCCCAGGTGTTGAGGGCGACGGCGAGGGCGGCGACGGCGAGCACGCTGAGCAGCCCGCTCGCGGCCGTCGTGTAGCCGCCCCCGAACACCAGCAGGAGCAGCCCGCTGCCGGCCGCGACGACGGCGACGGCAGGTACCTGCACGGCGGCGATGATCTTCGCGGAGCGGCGCAGTAGTTCACCGAACCGCGACGGGTCGGAGGAGACCTCGGCGAAGACGGCCTCACCCACGGCGGTGGAGACGGAGTTCAGGAGGGCCGCGATCTGGAAGGCGACGAAGTAGTAGCCGGCTTCGGCGGCGCCCAGCTTCTGGAGCACGATCAGCGGAGTGACGAGGACGGGCGCCAGGTTGATCAGGCTGGAGACGTAGCTGGCGACGGAGAAGCGGAGTTGTTCGCGCAGCCGGGTCCCCCGGGTGCGGAAGTCGAACCGGAAGCCGAGGCGGCGCCGGAGCAGGATCAGGGCCGCCGCTCCGGCGACCGCGTAGCCGATGCCCGCCGAGCCGAGGATGCCGGCCGCGCCGAACCCGACGAGGGCGGCGGGCGCGGCGAGTTTGGCGAGGCCCTGGAGGATCCCGTCGAACAGCACGTTGTACTGCGCCATGCGGGCGCTGATGAAGACCGACTTGATCAGGAGGTTCAGCGAGGCACAGGTGCAGGACAGCACGAACAGGGCGGCGAGGAGCGGGTGGTCGCGGACGAAGAGCAGCTTGTGCCCGTACCAGGGCAGCCCGAGCAGGTAGATCCCTGCGGCGGCGCAGGAGACCAGCAGCACCAGGGCCGTGGACTGGGTGATCTGGCCGTTGCGGGCCGTGCCCTCGGCGGGGAACCGGATCAGGGTGCTGTTGAGGCCGAACATGCTGAGGTAGGAGAGCAGCGAGGTCGCGGAGATCAGCGAGGTGGCCAGCCCGACCTGCTCGGGCGGGTAGAAGCGGGCCACGACCACCCAGAAGAGGAAGCTCAGCCCGGCCGTCGTGACGGTGGACGCCAGCAGGAAGAACGAGCTCCGGAACATCTGGTCCGCGGGCCGGGCGTGCCTACCCACGGCCGACGTCCCGGTAGTGCCCGAGCAGCGCCGTGACGTGCCGGTCCCAGCCGAAGGACGCCTCGGCGAACGCGCGGGCGGCGGCGCCCGTCTCCGCCCGCCCGGCGGGGTCCGCGACCAGCGCGTCGAGCGCGGCGCGCAGTGCGGGGACGGTGCGGGGCACCAGCAGGGCGACCCCGCGGTCCAGGCCGTACGGGGCGTAGCCGGGGTCGTCGGTCGTGACGACGGGCAGGCCGGAGGCCATGGCCTCCTGGACGGTCAGCGGGAAGCCCTCGGCGGTGGAGGGCAGGGCGAAGATGTCGCACGCGCGGTAGGCGTCGGCGAGGTCCTCGGCGGACAGGGTGCCGAGGTGGTGGACGCCGGAGCGCCCGGTGAGGGCCGCGCTGTCACCGTCACCGGCGAAGACGAGGTCGTAGGCGGCGGCGTGGCCGTCGCGGTTGTCGAGGGCATCGCCGGAGCCAGCGGAGTCACCGGCGTGGGCGTCGAGGAGGAGGCCGTACCCCTTCTTGGGGACGAGCCGGCCCGCGAAGAGCACCAGGGTGCGTCCGGCCGGCAGACCGAGCCGCGCACGGGCCGCGGCGCGCTCCGCCGGGTCGGCGGGCGGCCGGAACAGGCCGGTGTCCACACCGTTGGCGAGGTGGTGGCGGGCCTCGGCGCGGGCGCCCAGCTTGCGGACGAACGCGGCCACGTCGGCGTTGAGGGTGAGCACCCGGCGGGCGCGGCGGAGCTGGGGCCTGCCCGCGACCGCGTAGACGACCCGCTGGACGGCGCGTACGAGGGCCGAGGGGTGCGCCACCAGGCCGACGTGCTGGGTCACCAGGGTGGGGGTCCGGGTGACGGCCGCGGCGAGTCCGGCCGCCCAGGAGGAGGCGTAGAGGCAGTCGTGGACGTGGACGACGTCGGCGTGGCGGGCCCAGCGCAGGGCGGTGGGCAGCAGGGCGGGCGAGAACAGCGGGAAGGGGACGCCCCACCGGCGCTCCACGACGTTGGACGCGGCGACGCGTACGACGCGGACGCCGTCCTCGTCGTGCGTTCCGGCGCGGTCGCCGCTGGTGAGGACGGTGACGTCGGCGCCGTGCCGGGCCAGGTGCAGCGCCTCGTTGCGGACGACGTTCTCGATGCCGCCCAGGTGCGGCGGGTAGTAGTGGCTGACGAGCAGGACCCGGGGCCGGCGCCGGACGTTTCTCACCGGTAGATCACGGCCCCTTCATTGCTGTAGATCAGGTTGCGCGTGGTGTCGAGGAGCTCGCGCGGATACCGGTACGTCACGAGGTCGCCCCGGAAGAATACGGTGACCTCGTCCTTGCGGGTGGGGGTGGATCCCAGCAGGACGTACGACTGCGAGCGCAGCAGCGCGGGGTGGACGCTGTCCTGCGTGCGGACGGTGAAGAGGGTCTGCAGCCGGCTGAAGGAGTACCGGTCGGTCTGGACGACGAGGTCGTCGCCCGCCGCCCGCTGGTTGAGCCACATGGCGGCCCGGCGGTCCTCGGCGTGCGGGTAGTAGATGTCGTAGGAGGGGCCGGAATTGCTGAGCGCGAGCTGCGCGGGGTAGCCGCCGAGTGCCTTGGGGACGGCCCCGGTCAGGTCGAGCAGCAGCCCGGCGACGAGGACGCACAGCACGGGGACGGCCCGGTGGCCCGCCCAGCGCACCGCCCACAGGGCGCCGGCCGCGATGAACGGTGCGAAGAACAGCAGGCCCTGCTGGAAGGCGCGGAGCACGCTGTAGTCGACCGACAGCTGCGGCACCAGTGTGAACAGGCCCATCATCGCGAGGGCGCCCACGGTCAGGGTGGTCTGGTCGCGGACGGGCGTGAACGGGCTCCGGCGGCCGCGCAGGGCGATCACGAACCCGACCAGGACCAGGACCTGGAGCAGCAGGGCGGCGGCCTGGCGGAGCACTCCGTTCAGGGCGGGCACGCCGATGCCTACGGTGTCCAGCGCCCGGCCGACGGGGGTCAGCGGCAGGTTCTCCTTCTCGGCCACGGGCGTGGGGTACTTCGAGAGACCCTCCAGCGGCAGGTACTTGCCTTCGGCGCGGTCCGCCCGGGTGTAGCCGATGGTGTCCTCGCGGTACTCGGCGAGCCGCTCCTCGGGGGTGACTCCGGCGCCGCCGAAAAGGCTGTAGCGGGTGTCGGAGGAGCCGCCGCGGGCGTCGCCGGACCCGAAGAGGTCGCTCGCGACGACGCGCAGGGTGCTTTCGAGCTGGCCGCCGGTGTGGGTGAGCGGACCCGCCCAGAGCAGGGCGAGAACGGCCGGTACGGCCACGGTCCACCAGGTCAGGAAGGTCCGCATGTGGTCGTGGCCGCGGGCGCGGTGCGGACGGGCGCGGCCCCGGCGCGAGGCCAGCCGCCAGGTCTTGTCCACGATGAACGCGGTCGCCAGGGTGCCGACGATCACGTAGATCGTCGAGTAGTGCGACAGGACCACTCCGGCCAGCAGCACGGTGAACATGACGCGCCGCAGGGGCAGCGGGCGCCGGGAATCCGTCAGGACGAGCATGGCGCAGGCCAGGAGCAGGAAGGCGATGGCCTGCCGGCCCAGGAACGGCATGTCGGTGAAGAAGGTGGGGAACGCCATGAAGAACACGGCGGAGAGCAGCGCCACGAGCGGGGACGCCACATGGCGCACCGCGCGGTGGACCAGCACCGGAGTCAGGGCGAACAGCAGGGGCAGGACGGCCTTGAAGACGTAGATGTCCTCGATGCCCGTGAGCCGGAACACGCTGACCGGGAGCAGGGTGATGCTCAGGCACGCGTTGTAGGGGTCGGTGTAGGCCGAGATGTCCCAGAACTCGCCGCCGAGGGTGAGCCGGAAGTAGAGGTACTCGCGCTGGATGTCGTGCCCGGTGATGTACCAGCCGCGCAGGGAGGTGAGCAGCAGCAGGGTGGCGGAGGCCACGTAGATCCCGGCCTCCAGTACGACCGCGGAGGAGCGGCCGTGGCGCACCAGCAGGAGGACGACCAGCGCTGCGACGAGGACCAGGGCGGCCGTGCTGACGCCGCCGCCCAGGCCGTTGTTGAGCCTGATGGGACCGGCCACGGCGAGCAGCAGCGCGACGGCGGACACCCAGGCCACCGGGCGGGCGCCGCGCAGGGGTGCGCCGCGAAGGAGGGGCCGTTGCGTCTGGGGGGCGAGGATTCCGAGGACGAGGAGCACGACGGTGGTCGCCGAGGCAAGGACCAGCCGGGTCAGGGGCCGTTCCACGCCGAGCAGCGGCAGCAGGGTGTTGACGCCCAGCGCCACGAGGATGTCGAGGAGCACGGCGAGGCCGGCCGCCAGCATGAGGGAGCCGCTGCGGGTGGAGACCACCTTGTCGGTGAGTCCGCGCAGCAGCAGTACGGGGGCGGCGAAGAGCAGCCACAGGCCGACCGGCGCGAGCAGGAGGGCGGGGACGCCGGGCAGCGTCTCGACGGCGCAGGCGGGGCCGAGGCTCAGCAGGACGCCGAGCCGTCCGCGCAGCCAGTGGGGCGGGTTCATATCCCTGCTTTCCGGTACACGAGCTCCACCTGCCGGGCGACTTCCTCCCACGTGTGACGGCGGGCCCGCTCCGCGCTGCGGCCGGCCAGCAGGCTGCGCAGGCCGGGGTCGGCCGCGAGGCGGTCCACCGCGGCGGCGAGCGCGGCCGGCTCCGGTGCGGCCAGCAGGCCGACGTCGTGGAGCAGTTCCGTGTTGCCGGGTACGTCGGTGGCCAGGACCGGGAGGGCGCCCGCCATGGCCTCCAGTGCGGCGAGGGGCATGCCCTCGCGGTCGGAGGGCAGGACGAAGGCGTCGGCGTCGGCGTAGGCGGCGAGGAGGTCCGTACCGTGCAGGGGCCCGGTGAACTCGACGCGCTCGTCCAGGCCGAGGCGGTTGGCCCGGGCGCGCAGGTCGGCGTCGAGTTCGCCGCCGCCGACGACGCGGAGCCTGACCGGGGAGTCGACCAGGCTGATCGCGTCGAGCAGGCGCGCGAGGTTCTTCTGGGCGCTGAGGCGGCCGACGTAGAGCAGGCCCAGGGGCCGGGTGGCGGAGGCGTCCGCGCCGGCCGGGTCGGTGGATGGGTCAGCGGCAGGGCAGGGGTCGGGGGCGGGGGCGGGCCGGAAGAACTCCGGGCCGACTCCGTTGGGCACCACGTGCACGCGCGCGGGCGGCACCCGGTAGGTCTCCTCGACGAAGCGGGCCTGCTGCTCGGTCAGCACGATGACCGCCGCTGCGGCGCGTGCCACGCGTCCGAAGACGTGCTTCTTGTAGGCGGGCAGGAGTCGGCCGAGGCGTCCGCTGGCGTCCACGTCGAGGTGGAAGTGGAGCACGAACGGCTGCCGGCGCAGCCGGGCGGCGAGCGCCACGGTCTCCGGCAGGAGGGCGTGCGCGCAGTGCGCGTGCAGAACGGCGCCGCGCGGCGCGGCCAGGAGCGAGCCGAGCAGCCCGGGTGCGATCGCGGTGTGCGCGAACTCGGTGGCGCGGTGCCTGCGTACGGCCACACCCTCCTCCCGGGCCCGCCGCGGCGCGCCGCCGGAGCCCAGCGTGGTGGTGACGACTCGGACGTCGTGGCGTTCGGCGAGGTGGCGGGACAGGTGCAGCACGACGCGCTCGAGGCCGCCGAGGTGCGGGGGGTAGTAGGGGGTGATCTGGAGAACGGTGCGCATCAGAGTTCCGGGGGCGGGCCGAAGCGGAAGTGAAGGGTCTGGGGATGCCCGGTCAGCGAGACCCGGACCAGGGCGACGTCGGCCCCCTTGGCGCGGACCCGCGCCGTGACCGGGACCGCGGCGCCCTGGTGGGGTTCGACGGGGTAGGTCTCGGTCGCCAGCACCTTGCCGTCCGCGGCCTCGACGGTGAGCGTCGCCACCAGCGAGCGGGCACCGGAACCGCGGTCGTTCACGGCGAAGGGAACGAGGACGCTCGCTCCGTCGAAGCGCGGGTTCTCGGTGAAGTAGAGCTCGATGAAGGCGGCCTGCCGACGGGTGAACGAGTCCAGGAGGACGCCCCGCACGGGCGGCAGCGACCAGGCGCCCGCGCACAGGCCGGCGGCCACGACGAACGCCAGGGCCGCCCGGATCAGACGCTTCCTCATGCCGGGGTGTGCCGCCGTTCGTAGCGCGTGGAGCGGTCCTCACTGGGCCGGCGGAAGCGGTGCTCGAAGAGCTGACGCAGGTTGGCCATGCCGTCGGGCAGCGCGTTGAGCTTCACCTGGCCCTGGCGGTTGCGGTACTCGATGGGCACTTCGAGGTAGCGGTAGCCGGCCCGGGTGGCGGCGTTCTTGATCTCCTGGGAGAAGGCCATGCCCGTCGACTTCACATCGACGCCGTCCCAGACGTAGCGCCGGAAGACCCACATACCGGACTGCGAGTCGCGCAGTCCGTTGCGGAACAGGGCCCGGCTCAGGGCGCTCAGGGCGTGGTTGGCGACGGTGTGGGACCGCTTCATCGCCGAGCGGTTCTCCCGGCGGAGCCGATTGGTCGTCATGAACTCGACGTCGGCCTCGGCCAGGGTGCCCAGCAGCTCGGGCAGGTGGTCGAACGGGTAGGTGCAGTCGGCGTCGCCGGTGGCTATGACATCGCCCTTCGCCGCGCGGAACCCGGCGTGGTAGGCGTTGCCGTAGCCCCGCTCCGGCTGGGAGACGACGATGGCGCCGAGCGAGGCGGCCACCGCTGCGGTGTCGTCGGTGGAGGCGTTGTCCACGACGATGACCTCGGTCTCCCAGCCCAGGGCACGGAGCGCGCCCGTGGGAACGGAGTTCATCACGGTGGGCAGGTTGGGCGCCTCATTGAGCGCCGGAATCACGACGGAAAGCGTATTCAATTCATCCCCCGGTGCCGGACAAGGACTACGGCCGTACGAGCGCCGCGGCAACTGAGGGCCTTCACATCGTGGAGTCTCGGCCGCACACGTCAAGCCGGGCGGTCTGCTGGGTGTTCACTGCTACGGACGTCAACCCGGTATCCGGGCCAGCGGTGACCTTATCCGACTAGTGAGACGACGATCCACCAGGGTGATCTGCCCGTGATGATCGAATCGGTGCAAATCCGTGCGGAAAAGGATCAACCGATGAGCCACGAACCGACAGGCTTGATCTCCTTGTCCAGCTTTCCGCCCTTCAGGGCGAGAACCTGATCCGCGGTCAGGGGCTTGTCCCACACCAGCACGTGACCGATGACACCTGCCCACGGCCCGCTCCAGATCCCGTGGTGGCGGGAGCGGCCCAGCTGCAGCGGCCCCTGGCCCGCCCAGGCGGCCGCCACCGGGGCGCGGCCGGCCTCCTTGCCGTCGACGTACAGCGTCAGCGTCTTGGCCTGGGCGTCGTACACGCCGGTCAGCAGGGCCCAGGTGCGGACGGTGTTGAACCCGTCGGAGACCGCGCCCACGGCGGTCGAGGCCGCGCCCTTCTGGTCGGTCTGCATCCGGAACACCCACGACTTCTTGCCGTTGCTGTCCTCGCGGCCCAGCTCGAAGGAGTACGAGGCGCCGTCGCCCTGGCTGATGGCGAACCGCGAGCCGGCGTCGGCCTCGTTGTAGACCCAGGCGGAGACCGTGAAGCTCTTGGACGCGTCGACGACCTGCTCGGCGGCCTGCGCGTAGGAGTTGCCGTTGCTGCGCAGGCGCAGCACGTTGCCGTTGTCCACCTTGCCGAGAACGGCGTCGGGGCTGAGCGCGATGTTGATCTGGCCGGAGCGGTCGCGCAGCAGGTTCGGCTCGCCCGGCACGGTGGGCGCGTTGGCGTCCGAGGGGTCCCCTCCGGGGTCGGCGGTCGCCGACTGCGAAGGGCCGGGGCCCGGACCGTCCTTGTCGCCCTTGTCCAGGATGAAGAACCCGGCGCCGACGCCGAGACCACAGGCCGCCACCCCGATGGCGATCATCCATATCCGCTTGCGCGTCCGCAGCTGCGACTCCGAACGGTCCGCCATCGCCTGCCAGTCGGGCTGGGGAGAAGGCGTGAACCCGGCCGGAGAAGGCACCGGCTGCGGCTGCGGCTGGGGTGCCTGGGGTGCCTGGGAGTAATGCGGCGGCTCTCCGGCAGGCCCGGGCTGGGGCAGCGGTTGCTGGTACGGATTGGGCTGCCCGGGCTGCTGCGGGAACCCGTAACCGCCGGGCGTCCCCTGGGGGTATCCATAGCCCCCCTGCCCCGCCGAGGGGTCCTGCTGGGGAGTGTTCGCGCGATCCGTACCGTCAGTCATGGGACGGATCGTAAAACATGACTGCCGGGACGCCACCAGACGGTATGCCACGAGCTCCGGAGCACCGCACGGACACGGCCCGCGGCCACCGGCCGCGCCCGCCCGCCAGGAGGGGTCCCGGCCCCGCGGCAACCCCGGTCCGGAGGCGAATTGCGCAGCCAACCGGGGGTCCGCGGCGCGCGCCGCGGACCCTGCGCACCGCTCGGGCTGCTACTGCTGGGCCGGGCCGGGCGCCGCCCGCCCCGGCCGTCCCCGCGCACACCAGGAGCCACGCACATGCCGACCCGTGTCGCCCGCGCCAGCCGAAGCCGCCTCCGCACCGGGCTGTCCGCCACCGCCCTGACCGCCGCCGCTCTCGGAGGACTCCTGCAGCCCGCCCAGGCGGCCGGCGACCCGGGCCCGGGCGACGGCCGCCCGCGCCACGAGAAGGGCCTGCAGCGGCAGCTCGACGGGCTGGTCGCCCAGGCGGACGGCCCGCCCGGAGTGATCGCCATGCTCACCCGGGGCGACCGTACGCAGGTGTACACGGCCGGTGTCGGCGACATCGAGACCGGCCGCGCACCGCACCCCGACGACCACATGCGCATCGCCAGCATCGCCAAGGCGTTCAGCGGGGCCGTCGCCCTCCGGCTCGTCGACCAGGGCCTGCTCTCCCTCGACGACACCATCGGCGAGCGCCTGCCCGACCAGCCCGAGGACTGGCACGCGGTGACGTTGCGCCAGCTCCTCCAGCACACGAGCGGCCTGCCGGACTACTCGGCCGACCCCGAGTTCCTGGAGATCCTCACCGCCGACCCGCGCCACGTCTTCGACCCGCGCACCCTCCTCGACTTCGTGGCCGACGAGCGGCTGCGCTTCCTCCCCGGCTCCCTGTACGAGTACTCCAACTCGGACAACATCGCCGTCGCGCTGATGGCCGAGGCCGTCACCGGCCGCCGGTACGAGGAACTCCTCAAGGAGCTCGTGTACCGCCCTCTGGGGCTGCGCCGCACCAGCCTGCCCCTCGGCTACCGGCTCCCGCGTCCGTACCTGCACGGCTACGACGTCCTGCCGCCGGCCGAACCGGAGGACATCAGCGAGGCCCTGAGCGCCTCGGGCGTCTGGGCCTCCGGCGGCATCGTCTCCACACCCAGGGAACTGGGCGCATTCATCCGCGGTTACGGCGGCCCCTCGCTGCTGTCGCCGCAGACCCGCAAGGAACAGCTGACCTTCCGTCCGGGCGACTCCTCGGAGCCGGCCGGCCCCGGCACCAACGCCGCCGGGCTGGCGATCTTCCAGTACACCACCCGCTGCGGCGTGCTCTACGGCCACACCGGGAACTTCCCCGGCTACACGCAGTTCGCCGCCACCACTCCCGACGGCACCCGGTCGCTGACCTTCTCCATCAACACCCAGACCAGCAAGAGCAACAAGCCCGCGCTGCTGGCCCGACTGCGCACCGTGCAGGAGAACTTCGTCTGCGCCCTGCTCAAGGACCACTGAGCCGCAGCGACGCAGCGACGCAGCGACGCAGCGACGCAGCGACGCAGCGACGCAGCGACGCAGCGACGCAGCGACGTGGCGGTGTGGCGGTGTGGCGGTGTGGCGCGAAAACGATCACGCTCGCCCGCACCGCCACCCGCGATCCCTATGCTGACGCCATGCTCGACATACCCCTTTCAGCGCTGGAAGTCGCGATGGTGCAAACGGGCACCCGAGCCGTCGACACCCTGCGGGACACCGCTGCCTTCGCCCAAGGACTGGAGGCGCTCGGCTACCACCGCATCTGGTACGCGGAGCATCACCACTCTCCCGCGATCGGCGCCTTCCCCCCGGTCGTCCTGACGGCGCACGCGGCCGCGTCGACCTCGGCCGTCCGTCTCGGTTCGGGTGGAGTGCTGGCCCCCAACCACGCCCCCATCACCCTGGCGGAACAGTTCGGCACGCTGGCCGCCCTGCACGAGGACCGCATCGACCTGGGCATCGGCCGCGGTCCCGGCACGTTC is drawn from Streptomyces sp. NBC_01232 and contains these coding sequences:
- a CDS encoding polysaccharide pyruvyl transferase family protein — translated: MKIVVINAYVRENAGDAALLSVCLRQIREAFPGAEVRVAGMEDPAVHPAFEDAPNLGSIRRHVADGTASLSRRILRKVCVGAAAAGLLLLPRTAAGLLRRALPAEARREADALAGADLVVSNGGAYVLARPGLDGHQNVFFVLLPVLLAQRAGVPVVFAPQSYGPFPSPVQRRLVARALGRSPLVLAREDVSVAQLRGCGLPDALVTRGVDSGFAFAPPPSSDWRARLGVGPEQRLVGVTARRWLAPAAQDAYERALAATIDAVQATGARVVLIPQVSTDYLGDDDRIVERRIAAHCTAAPLLIEDRVDYRDLKGVYGECALLIGTRFHSVIFSLTSGVPCVAIEYEHKTRGIMADLGLGAHVLPIEDVTHARLWALVEPLLQDDSGYREQLRRRLPEYVAEAGRFPELLRSAVQPAGLPRADR
- a CDS encoding lipopolysaccharide biosynthesis protein — its product is MGRHARPADQMFRSSFFLLASTVTTAGLSFLFWVVVARFYPPEQVGLATSLISATSLLSYLSMFGLNSTLIRFPAEGTARNGQITQSTALVLLVSCAAAGIYLLGLPWYGHKLLFVRDHPLLAALFVLSCTCASLNLLIKSVFISARMAQYNVLFDGILQGLAKLAAPAALVGFGAAGILGSAGIGYAVAGAAALILLRRRLGFRFDFRTRGTRLREQLRFSVASYVSSLINLAPVLVTPLIVLQKLGAAEAGYYFVAFQIAALLNSVSTAVGEAVFAEVSSDPSRFGELLRRSAKIIAAVQVPAVAVVAAGSGLLLLVFGGGYTTAASGLLSVLAVAALAVALNTWACFGLKLAQRMKQLITANAILACTTIGLSAWWAPRGLVWVGCAWGIGNLAAGLFATAALLRGRPSAPRPPEPDVDPGPAWSPVDTIQLRAVRLPGPTAPPAPSAAASPAAPPAERYRP
- a CDS encoding glycosyltransferase family 4 protein — translated: MRNVRRRPRVLLVSHYYPPHLGGIENVVRNEALHLARHGADVTVLTSGDRAGTHDEDGVRVVRVAASNVVERRWGVPFPLFSPALLPTALRWARHADVVHVHDCLYASSWAAGLAAAVTRTPTLVTQHVGLVAHPSALVRAVQRVVYAVAGRPQLRRARRVLTLNADVAAFVRKLGARAEARHHLANGVDTGLFRPPADPAERAAARARLGLPAGRTLVLFAGRLVPKKGYGLLLDAHAGDSAGSGDALDNRDGHAAAYDLVFAGDGDSAALTGRSGVHHLGTLSAEDLADAYRACDIFALPSTAEGFPLTVQEAMASGLPVVTTDDPGYAPYGLDRGVALLVPRTVPALRAALDALVADPAGRAETGAAARAFAEASFGWDRHVTALLGHYRDVGRG
- a CDS encoding DUF2206 domain-containing protein; its protein translation is MNPPHWLRGRLGVLLSLGPACAVETLPGVPALLLAPVGLWLLFAAPVLLLRGLTDKVVSTRSGSLMLAAGLAVLLDILVALGVNTLLPLLGVERPLTRLVLASATTVVLLVLGILAPQTQRPLLRGAPLRGARPVAWVSAVALLLAVAGPIRLNNGLGGGVSTAALVLVAALVVLLLVRHGRSSAVVLEAGIYVASATLLLLTSLRGWYITGHDIQREYLYFRLTLGGEFWDISAYTDPYNACLSITLLPVSVFRLTGIEDIYVFKAVLPLLFALTPVLVHRAVRHVASPLVALLSAVFFMAFPTFFTDMPFLGRQAIAFLLLACAMLVLTDSRRPLPLRRVMFTVLLAGVVLSHYSTIYVIVGTLATAFIVDKTWRLASRRGRARPHRARGHDHMRTFLTWWTVAVPAVLALLWAGPLTHTGGQLESTLRVVASDLFGSGDARGGSSDTRYSLFGGAGVTPEERLAEYREDTIGYTRADRAEGKYLPLEGLSKYPTPVAEKENLPLTPVGRALDTVGIGVPALNGVLRQAAALLLQVLVLVGFVIALRGRRSPFTPVRDQTTLTVGALAMMGLFTLVPQLSVDYSVLRAFQQGLLFFAPFIAAGALWAVRWAGHRAVPVLCVLVAGLLLDLTGAVPKALGGYPAQLALSNSGPSYDIYYPHAEDRRAAMWLNQRAAGDDLVVQTDRYSFSRLQTLFTVRTQDSVHPALLRSQSYVLLGSTPTRKDEVTVFFRGDLVTYRYPRELLDTTRNLIYSNEGAVIYR
- a CDS encoding glycosyltransferase family 4 protein, giving the protein MRTVLQITPYYPPHLGGLERVVLHLSRHLAERHDVRVVTTTLGSGGAPRRAREEGVAVRRHRATEFAHTAIAPGLLGSLLAAPRGAVLHAHCAHALLPETVALAARLRRQPFVLHFHLDVDASGRLGRLLPAYKKHVFGRVARAAAAVIVLTEQQARFVEETYRVPPARVHVVPNGVGPEFFRPAPAPDPCPAADPSTDPAGADASATRPLGLLYVGRLSAQKNLARLLDAISLVDSPVRLRVVGGGELDADLRARANRLGLDERVEFTGPLHGTDLLAAYADADAFVLPSDREGMPLAALEAMAGALPVLATDVPGNTELLHDVGLLAAPEPAALAAAVDRLAADPGLRSLLAGRSAERARRHTWEEVARQVELVYRKAGI
- a CDS encoding glycosyltransferase family 2 protein produces the protein MIPALNEAPNLPTVMNSVPTGALRALGWETEVIVVDNASTDDTAAVAASLGAIVVSQPERGYGNAYHAGFRAAKGDVIATGDADCTYPFDHLPELLGTLAEADVEFMTTNRLRRENRSAMKRSHTVANHALSALSRALFRNGLRDSQSGMWVFRRYVWDGVDVKSTGMAFSQEIKNAATRAGYRYLEVPIEYRNRQGQVKLNALPDGMANLRQLFEHRFRRPSEDRSTRYERRHTPA
- a CDS encoding LamG domain-containing protein; translation: MTDGTDRANTPQQDPSAGQGGYGYPQGTPGGYGFPQQPGQPNPYQQPLPQPGPAGEPPHYSQAPQAPQPQPQPVPSPAGFTPSPQPDWQAMADRSESQLRTRKRIWMIAIGVAACGLGVGAGFFILDKGDKDGPGPGPSQSATADPGGDPSDANAPTVPGEPNLLRDRSGQINIALSPDAVLGKVDNGNVLRLRSNGNSYAQAAEQVVDASKSFTVSAWVYNEADAGSRFAISQGDGASYSFELGREDSNGKKSWVFRMQTDQKGAASTAVGAVSDGFNTVRTWALLTGVYDAQAKTLTLYVDGKEAGRAPVAAAWAGQGPLQLGRSRHHGIWSGPWAGVIGHVLVWDKPLTADQVLALKGGKLDKEIKPVGSWLIG
- a CDS encoding serine hydrolase domain-containing protein, which produces MPTRVARASRSRLRTGLSATALTAAALGGLLQPAQAAGDPGPGDGRPRHEKGLQRQLDGLVAQADGPPGVIAMLTRGDRTQVYTAGVGDIETGRAPHPDDHMRIASIAKAFSGAVALRLVDQGLLSLDDTIGERLPDQPEDWHAVTLRQLLQHTSGLPDYSADPEFLEILTADPRHVFDPRTLLDFVADERLRFLPGSLYEYSNSDNIAVALMAEAVTGRRYEELLKELVYRPLGLRRTSLPLGYRLPRPYLHGYDVLPPAEPEDISEALSASGVWASGGIVSTPRELGAFIRGYGGPSLLSPQTRKEQLTFRPGDSSEPAGPGTNAAGLAIFQYTTRCGVLYGHTGNFPGYTQFAATTPDGTRSLTFSINTQTSKSNKPALLARLRTVQENFVCALLKDH